A genome region from Gadus macrocephalus chromosome 15, ASM3116895v1 includes the following:
- the LOC132473401 gene encoding uncharacterized protein LOC132473401, which produces MLGKTMLGKRKSPQRDLLSFWAVPAPPYAPPENESAEGTEEMEDKARSEEIEDSEGEDFDCIQIENTETEEPAEKNVEIRINSGKKQKAKSGAALYRCTFKREWTAEWPFISVGTTTAYYWCSVCRHENSCAHQGKADVARHIKSKIHRSKEQAAQSTASIAPYYGPATVGGMTSQEVKTRRAEVKLAVSMVEHNVPFAVADHFSPLLKECFKDSPTAQSFKAARTKMSCIINEAVAPHFRKELVMKMRTNPFTLITDGSNDTGREKMNPLTVRVYDSDLSKVVHRFLDMCPTSGPNCGTAEVIYKKMDEAMQKNAIPWRNCVSLSVDNAPVNTGARNSIASRAHQEHGSIYIHGCPCHIIHNTAKQAGQAFLEVCGFDPEDLAVDVGYWFKGSTNRKGYLTEFCELHGSEYMEMLMHVSVRWLSLEKCLTRILQQYEPLASYFKSLNDKQPRFRRLVVAFSDSITEVYLLFFQATFPVFSTFNLLLQREKSSIFLLHDEMRGFIRKLLSKFLKPAALQHRELHEICFKEPSNQLPGEKLVIGFTTRVTLNRLLEAGAITPQQVQRFQKAAVAFLERAVEYAIKKLPMKEPLIKHAMFLDVQQRAECGVEDAFYFVDRFPELLPYNGPEERDKLCEEFLDYQTMDIAMPDDPAMFDFERFWGNMASMKNKVTGMSRFGRLSCIAKLVLVMPHSNADAERVFSVVGLNKTKTRNSLALEGTLSSIMTVKMASLEPDCFKWEPPASVIKASKSATNTYNVRHAK; this is translated from the exons ATGCTAGGTAAGACGATGCTAGGTAAGAGGAAGAGCCCACAGAGAGATCTGCTGTCATTCTGGGCAGTGCCAGCCCCCCCTTATGCACCCCCGGAAAATGAGAGTGCAGAGGGCACAGAAGAAATGGAAGATAAAGCGAGATCAGAAGAGATTGAGGACAGTGAGGGCGAAGATTTTGATTgtatacaaattgaaaacacagagacagaagagCCAGCAGAAAAAAATGTGGAGATAAGAATAAATTCAGGGAAGAAGCAGAAGGCCAAAAGTGGAGCAGCCCTCTACAGGTGCACTTTTAAAAGGGAGTGGACAGCAGAATGGCCCTTCATTAGTGTAGGCACAACCACCGCCTACTATTGGTGCTCTGTTTGCCGACATGAGAACAGCTGTGCCCATCAAGGCAAGGCTGATGTCGCAAGGCATATCAAAAGCAAAATACATCGTTCAAAAGAACAGGCAGCACAGTCAACAGCCAGCATTGCACCATATTATGGCCCAGCCACTGTTGGTGGCATGACATCTCAGGAAGTCAAG ACAAGGAGAGCTGAGGTAAAGTTAGCAGTGTCGATGGTGGAACACAATGTGCCATTTGCAGTAGCCGATCACTTCAGCCCATTGCTGAAAGAATGCTTCAAAGATTCCCCTACTGCACAGAGCTTCAAGGCTGCCCGCACAAAAATGTCCTGCATAATAAATGAAGCAGTGGCTCCTCACTTTAGAAAGGAACTGGTCATGAAGATGAGGACCAATCCTTTCACGTTGATCACAGATGGATCAAATGATACAG GACGTGAGAAGATGAACCCGCTCACTGTGCGGGTATATGACAGTGATCTCAGCAAAGTTGTCCACAGGTTCCTGGATATGTGCCCCACCAGCGGGCCAAACTGCGGCACAGCTGAAGTCATCTACAAGAAGATGGATGAGGCCATGCAGAAAAACGCCATACCATGGAGAAActgtgtcagtctgtcagttGATAATGCCCCTGTCAATACAGGAGCAAGGAACTCCATCGCATCCAGAGCTCATCAAGAACATGGCAGTATCTACATCCATGGGTGCCCTTGTCACATCATCCACAACACTGCCAAACAGGCTGGCCAGGCCTTTTTGGAG GTGTGTGGATTTGATCCAGAGGATCTCGCTGTGGATGTTGGATATTGGTTTAAAGGAAGCACCAATCGCAAAGGTTACCTAacag AATTCTGTGAGCTCCATGGAAGTGAGTATATGGAAATGCTCATGCACGTTTCTGTTCGATGGTTGAGCCTGGAGAAGTGTTTGACTCGTATCCTGCAGCAGTATGAGCCACTGGCCAGCTACTTCAAGTCATTAA ATGACAAACAGCCAAGGTTCAGGAGGCTTGTGGTGGCATTCTCTGACTCAATTACAGAGGTGTACCTACTGTTCTTTCAAGCAACTTTTCCAGTCTTCTCCAcattcaacctcctcctccagagagaGAAGTCGTCAATCTTCCTACTACATGATGAG ATGAGGGGTTTTATCCGCAAGCTGCTCTCAAAGTTTCTGAAGCCCGCAGCATTGCAGCACCGGGAACTGCATGAAATATGCTTTAAGGAGCCATCCAACCAACTGCCAG GAGAAAAGTTGGTGATTGGCTTCACTACTCGAGTTACACTCAACAGGCTCCTTGAAGCAGGAGCCATTACACCGCAGCAAGTGCAGAGGTTCCAGAAGGCAGCAGTGGCGTTTCTGGAAAGGGCTGTGGAGTATGCCATCAAGAAACTCCCCATGAAAGAGCCTCTGATTAAACATGCCATGTTTCTGgatgtccagcagagagcagagtgtGGAGTGGAAGATGCCTTCTACTTTGTCGACAG attTCCTGAACTTCTCCCATACAATGGACCTGAAGAGCGTGACAAACTTTGTGAGGAGTTTCTGGACTACCAGACCATGGACATTGCCATGCCCGACGACCCAGCAATGTTTGACTTTGAGAGATTTTGGGGGAACATGGCATCAATGAAGAACAAG GTGACCGGTATGAGCAGATTTGGCAGGCTGTCTTGTATTGCCAAGTTGGTCTTGGTCATGCCTCACTCCAATGCTGATGCAGAGCGAGTTTTCTCTGTGGTTGGACTAAATAAGACCAAGACCCGAAACAGTTTGGCTCTTGAGGGAACTCTGTCATCCATCATGACCGTGAAGATGGCGAGCCTTGAGCCAGACTGTTTTAAGTGGGAGCCCCCTGCCTCTGTCATCAAGGCATCAAAATCTGCCACCAACACCTACAACGTTAGACATGCTAAATGA